The following proteins are co-located in the Manihot esculenta cultivar AM560-2 chromosome 7, M.esculenta_v8, whole genome shotgun sequence genome:
- the LOC110618988 gene encoding uncharacterized protein LOC110618988, translated as MDFISGLPRTSHGHNAVWVIVDRLTKSAHFLPVRMDYSLDKLAEIYVNEIIRLHGAPISIILDRDPRFTSRFWPSLQNALGTKLKFSTSFHPQTDGQSERIQTLEDMLRACVMEFRGSWDRSRLKAAQDRHKSYADLKRRDIEYNVGDKVFLRISPWKWVVRFGKCGKLSPRFIGPYEILERIRPVAYHLALLPELSQIHDVFHVSMLRRYRSDPSHILQKQPIELREDLTYEEESVEIIAEKKKVLSSKIIPLVKVRWSNHSNKEATWEKEENMQIQFPHLFPSAGDDPTFGMDNRGAPAI; from the exons ATGGATTTTATTTCTGGGTTACCTCGTACTTCGCATGGACATAATGCAGTATGGGTGATAGTTGATAGATTAACTAAATCAGCACACTTTTTACCTGTTAGGATGGATTATTCTTTAGACAAATTAGCAGAGATCTATGTCAATGAGATTATAAGACTTCATGGTGCTccaatttctattattttagaTAGAGATCCAAGATTCACTTCTCGATTTTGGCCTAGCTTGCAAAATGCTTTAGGCACCAAGTTGAAGTTTAGCACTTCTTTTCACCCTCAAACTGATGGTCAATCAGAAAGAATTCAAACCTTAGAGGATATGCTGAGGGCTTGTGTGATGGAGTTTAGAGGAAGTTGGGATAG AAGTAGATTAAAAGCAGCACAAGACAGAcataagagttatgcagatctgAAGAGAAGGGATATTGAATATAATGTTGGTGACAAGGTATTTCTAAGGATCTCTCCTTGGAAATGGGTTGTACGTTTTGGTAAATGTGGAAAATTGAGTCCACGATTCATAGGACCATATGAGATTTTAGAGAGAATTAGACCAGTTGCTTACCATTTAGCATTACTTCCAGAGTTATCACAGATTCATGATGTTTTTCATGTATCCATGTTAAGGAGATATAGAAGTGATCCTTCCCACATCCTCCAGAAACAACCTATCGAGTTGAGGGAAGATTTAACATATGAAGAAGAGTCAGTAGAGATTATTGCCGAAAAAAAGAAGGTTCTAAGTAGCAAGATAATACCCCTGGTTAAAGTTCGATGGAGTAACCACTCTAATAAAGAAGCTACTtgggaaaaagaagagaatatgCAAATTCAATTCCCACATTTATTCCCTTCAGCAG GGGATGACCCAACTTTCGGTATGGATAATAGAGGTGCTCCTGCAATCTAA
- the LOC110619855 gene encoding gallate 1-beta-glucosyltransferase 84A24, with protein sequence MVSESLAHVLLVSFPGQGHVNPLLRLGKRLASKGLLVTFSTPEITGRQMKKSGSVFDEPTPVGDGYIRFEFFEDGWDDDEPRRQDLDQYLPQLELAGRKLIPEIIMRNFEQGRPVSCLINNPFIPWVSDVAESLGLPSAMLWVQSCACFSAYYHYYHGLVPFPSEKNPEIDVQLPCLPLLKYDEVPSFLYPTTPYPFLRRAILGQYKKLDKPFCILMESFQELEPEIISYMSKICPIKPVGPLFKNPKAPNSAVRGDIMKADDCIEWLVSKPPSSVVYVSFGSVVYLKQDQWDEIAYGLLNSGLSFLWVMKPPHKDSGYEVLVLPDGFLEKAGDKGKVVQWSPQEKVLAHPSVACFVTHCGWNSTMEALSSGMPVVAFPQWGDQVTDAKYLVDVFKVGVRMCRGEAENKLITRDEVEKCLLEATVGPKAEEMKKNAMKWKEAAEAAVAEGGSSDRNIQAFVDEVRRRSVEITSKSSSSQLNDEHENWVNKPSSNGKVEILADSSA encoded by the coding sequence ATGGTGTCTGAGTCTCTAGCTCATGTTCTTCTTGTTTCTTTTCCTGGCCAAGGCCATGTGAACCCTTTGCTTAGACTGGGTAAGCGTCTTGCCTCTAAGGGTTTGCTTGTTACTTTCTCTACTCCTGAAATCACCGGCCGACAGATGAAAAAGTCCGGCAGCGTCTTTGATGAGCCTACCCCAGTTGGTGATGGCTATATTCGGTTCGAGTTCTTTGAAGATGGATGGGATGATGATGAGCCTAGACGCCAAGACCTTGATCAGTACCTGCCTCAACTTGAACTTGCTGGGAGAAAATTGATTCCTGAGATCATTATGAGAAATTTCGAGCAAGGCCGCCCAGTTTCTTGTCTCATCAACAACCCTTTCATTCCTTGGGTTTCTGATGTGGCTGAAAGTCTTGGTCTCCCTTCTGCAATGCTTTGGGTTCAATCTTGTGCTTGTTTCTCTgcttattatcattattatcatGGGCTTGTCCCTTTCCCCAGTGAGAAAAATCCAGAGATCGATGTTCAGTTGCCATGTTTGCCTCTCTTGAAATATGATGAAGTTCCAAGCTTCTTATATCCTACAACTCCATATCCTTTCTTGAGGAGAGCTATTTTGGGTCAGTACAAGAAACTTGACAAGCCCTTCTGCATCTTGATGGAATCATTTCAAGAGCTGGAGCCTGAGATCATCAGTTACATGTCCAAAATATGCCCAATCAAGCCGGTTGGCCCTTTGTTTAAGAACCCTAAAGCACCAAACTCAGCTGTTCGCGGCGACATCATGAAGGCTGACGATTGCATTGAATGGTTGGTCAGCAAGCCACCCTCATCAGTGGTTTATGTTTCTTTCGGTAGTGTGGTGTACTTGAAGCAAGACCAGTGGGATGAAATTGCGTATGGGCTGTTGAACTCTGGCCTCTCATTTTTGTGGGTCATGAAACCACCACACAAAGATTCAGGCTATGAGGTTCTTGTTTTGCCTGATGGGTTCTTGGAGAAAGCAGGAGATAAGGGCAAAGTAGTGCAATGGAGTCCACAAGAGAAAGTTCTAGCCCACCCATCAGTTGCATGCTTCGTGACACACTGTGGATGGAACTCAACCATGGAGGCACTCTCATCTGGGATGCCGGTGGTGGCTTTCCCTCAATGGGGTGATCAAGTTACTGATGCTAAGTACCTGGTTGATGTCTTCAAGGTTGGTGTAAGAATGTGCCGTGGAGAGGCTGAAAACAAGTTGATAACACGCGATGAGGTGGAGAAATGCTTGCTTGAGGCAACTGTAGGGCCTAAGGCagaagagatgaagaaaaaTGCAATGAAATGGAAGGAAGCAGCGGAAGCTGCGGTGGCTGAAGGTGGTTCCTCCGACAGGAATATACAAGCTTTTGTGGACGAGGTGAGGAGGAGAAGTGTTGAGATCACTAGCAAGTCAAGCAGCAGCCAGCTCAATGATGAGCATGAAAATTGGGTCAACAAACCAAGCAGCAATGGAAAAGTAGAAATATTGGCAGATTCCTCGGCTTGA